The Phragmites australis chromosome 1, lpPhrAust1.1, whole genome shotgun sequence genomic interval AGGCACCCAAGAAGGTCTACACCAAGTCCCCTAATAAGTAGCAAGCGTTGATCTAATCTGATTAGTCATGTGGTGGTGGTGTTCTTGTCTTCTATATATCCAGTGTTGCATCATGTATGGCATGATTAGATTTGGGTAGGGTCTAGTCTAATTATAGATGTAGTTGTTTGTGTTGGGATTTCCGTGGTTTGATGATTTAATGAGAAGAAGGGCAAGTggctcgttttttttttcttgtttctgaATCTGATCTTGCAGTCTTGCTTTGCTTGCGCAAGTGCCTCTCTTATCCGTGAGGTTACTGTATCTCGAATTGATTTATGATGTGAGACGCAGATCATCAAACGGGGATGAATTTTAGATGAGCTGAATTTCCATTTCAGACAGCTCATATAACGAGCTATCTGTACTTATTGTGCTAGTTCAGATGGCTCCTATATCGAGTCGTCTATACTATTTCACTAGTTCAGACGGTTTAATCatcgagccgtctgtactaaataTTTGTACAGGTGATTCAAAAATTGTCTGTACAAGATTATTTAGTACAGACGATTTGAAAAAACATCCTGCACAAGATTTGTGAACTGTTTGTACAAATCATTTCTTTAGTAGTGTCTGATGCGTGACCTTCTTCTCCCTCGGTCTCGTCGATGCCCTCAGCTCACGGTGGCCTAGATCTAGTCTCTCCACGTCGCAACCCTAGATCTTGCTTCTACAATGGTGTCACCCAGTGCTCTTCTTGTCCCCTCAGTCGTGTGACAatgtagagagagagggaagtgaAGAGGATAAAGAGATGAGTGTCGAGATATGGAGATAGGAGAGGAAAAAAgagattttctaatttttttatttttttaaataaaaaaggatAGCATTACCATGCGGCGGCACAAAAGTGGGGCAAAAGGCGCATTTGGTTGGTCAAAGTAAGGGCAATGGTACAAAGTTGGAAAAAAATAAGAGCAACCTAACTATTAGACTTCGCAATGAGGGTATGGGGATAATTGTCTCTTGTACTCATCTACATCTATATACCTGTCTTTCAAGTGAatcgggatcctctgcagtgaAGGAGCCACTGCAGAGGATCAACAGTGATGTGCATTTGGGGTTGTTTACAGCCGTCGGATCAAAATCTGGCGACCCAGATGAAAATGATACAGTACTAATGAACAGTAAAAAATCGTCGATGCAGTGAATGGAAGTATTGTTGCTCCAGTACTTTACTACAGTACCACAATTAATTAGTGTAGAGTACTGTAGCAACGGACACATTAAACTGTTCAAACAGTAACTCTATGTGATAATTGTGATTATAGCAGAGGATCCAGGTCCATGGTACTTGGCAGGCCGCATGTTGGTAATACTGTGTCACAGTACTTGAAAGGGACTTGGATCCTCTGCCATAATCACGATTATTGCAGAGAGTTACTGCCATCGCTTTGGCGTGTCAGCAAATGCAGTGTGCAATGCTTCCcaagctagaatctagattgttGTATTTATCTGGTTACTTTTATCTAAACAGCCTGACCACCATTGGCTCATTTCGACCTTTTTATGTGAGAACAATACTTAGagggtcaaaaaaaaaagaaaatttgagTCATGCCTCGTGCATGCTTTGCGTAGAAAATTTGCCAGAATTTCGTAGAAAATGACTTAATTACCACATGAAGGAGAGAAATTTCTCTGAGTCCCAAAAGAGGCCAAAAACTTATAGTAAacgctaaaaaaaatattctttttgaaCGGAGGCAGGAGTGATGCCTCTTGCATTAAGGGAGCAGgagttatttttaaaaaaatatataataaaagtTAAATGCTCAAAATTTCAAAACCGAACCGTTTTAAAATCGAACCGACAAGAGAGATATATGTTATATTAGTAATAAAAGAAGATCTAATAAACTAACCCCGAAATTAACTTGTCGTCTAATTTGACTAACCTAGCTCCGCCGATCGGACGGTTCTAAAGTAGACGCCATCCCAGCATCTCTGATGCGGACGGCGGAGGATACCATCAAAGTTGAACCACAAAAGAACAGGGTAAGGCGAGGGAGCGTGGGCCCGGAAAAATCCCCTCGGCCACCTCTCGGCGAATGAGGAGGCGGCACCCACGTGAGCGGCCCGCCCCCACACGCTGACATGCATCAATCAGCAGGCAGGCGtgtccctctcctccctctcccctatTTCTACCTGACTACCTCCCCGCCGGCGCCACTCGTCGCGCTCTCCACCGTCTACTCATCCTCGCGATCGGACGTTAGCACAGGTCTCCCGCGCGCTGCAGTTTCAGCTCGGAAGCTAGCTAGCTCTTCGATCGATCTCCGATCCGGCGGCCATGGACGACGACGGCTCCTCGTCGCCGGCTTCGTACATCAGACTGGTAAGTGCGCGCGCGTGATGGATCTGCTGTCTTGAGCAAGACATACGGAAGCATTGGCGGTATGCatgttaatatatatatagggtATGTACGCATGTAGGTGCAGCATCTGATCGAGAAGTGCATCTGCTACAACATGAACAAGGAGGAATGCATGGAGACGCTGGAGAAGCACGCCAACATCAAGCCCGTCATCACCTCCACTGGTACGTCGGGATCGATCCATGTTTCTCCTTGGTTTTGATTGTCGATAATACGATTTCCTTTTGCATTCTTGCAATGGATTGATTAGCGAGAAATCCCTATTAATTTCTTCTGCGCATTGCCAGTGTGGAAGGAGCTGGAGAAGGAGAACAGGGAGTTCTTCGAGACGTACAAGAAGGATCGAGGAGAAGGGTCTTCGCAGAAGAATCCATCTGAGCAGGCGGCTCCTTCCAAGAGCTCAGACGACGACGGCGACTAATTAAGATTCCTCTTATGATCGATGCGCGCATGGTACATTTTTTTGGATAAAAGAAGCTTAATTTATTGACTCTCAACGTCAGCGCGCATGGTACAGATATTGAgagagctatatatatatgcatgatcCGTAGCTAGTATGTATAAATGCTGTCAGCATCAACAGTATAATTTGTTCGTGAGTAACCGTAGGAGCCTGCATGGTCAAATTTACTGGGTAGATTACAGCCCAGCATGGAGGACGGTCGATTCTCGATCCGTGtagtagctaggtgctgcatgCATGCCGGCCCTGCACACTTGGCGGGCGGCTATTCATACAACCGACAACGTGTACTCCCATTTGTGTGAAGGACTGGTTACTGTCGGAAGAAAAAGATGATGTTCTTGTCTCGTCCCAGACTCCCAGTGGTCGCCGTACGTGCTCTGGCGATCAGACCAGGCCAAGCCCGCGCGATTTCGCCGCTCTTTTTGGCTTCGCGCGCGGGGTCGAGTTGGACGTCTACGGCGCCCGCGGTCCGTGGAGACCGCGGATGAATTCCCACGTTCCCAGGCGTGCCGGCCGTTCTATTTGGTCGGTAGCAGCTGGCTCGATCACCTGCAACAGCACACAACTGGCCCAAGGATCGATTCACTCTCGTACGTTGAGGTTGACACATCGTACGTGCCTGTGACCGATACTGGCCAGATGCGATGCACTCACGACGTGATGCATCGGTCACACGAATCGAGGCTGGCTGGCATTGGGGCCGCCGGTCCAGGTCGCATTCGACTTGGGTGATCGATGGATCGATCTCTCGCGACGACAGCCACAGTAGGACGGAACTCTAAGAGTACGTTGGAGTGTATATTTGGGCAACGTGAAATGAGCTTTTGTGCAGATGTCATACGTACGGGAACTGGACAGCGGGTGCTAACGTGCTCGGATCGTTGGCTGCTGCAGACCACCGGCCGTGCTGTGGTCTTCCTTCGCTCGTGCCTACCACCAGTATATACGATTGTACGTACGCGCACGTCGTTGTCGCCTGCCGGCCGGGCTTCGCCTGCTGCCACGCTCGCGAGCTAGCACGCACGATTTTGTCATGCCCCACATGATACATTCATGGGGTTCTTCTTCGTTTTGGGTGCTAGCCTCAGCAATGCACTATTCGTTcttcaaacaaaacaaaaatagacAATTGCCTTTGCAAGTTGTAATGAAATAGGACAGGGCAGCTGCCCTGTTCATCCAAAAATCAGAGATGTC includes:
- the LOC133890350 gene encoding uncharacterized protein LOC133890350; protein product: MDDDGSSSPASYIRLVQHLIEKCICYNMNKEECMETLEKHANIKPVITSTVWKELEKENREFFETYKKDRGEGSSQKNPSEQAAPSKSSDDDGD